A region of Nakaseomyces glabratus chromosome M, complete sequence DNA encodes the following proteins:
- the UBP8 gene encoding ubiquitin-specific protease UBP8 (CAGL0M11198g~Ortholog(s) have protein complex scaffold activity, thiol-dependent ubiquitin-specific protease activity and role in RNA splicing, histone H3-K4 methylation, histone H3-K79 methylation, histone deubiquitination), with translation MDDCQHIQSIFENPKNRAAWLNALSTTQSVLRHSPIKAKLLHAFRCSTCKEISNGSNFLCLQCGFCGCWNGSHFEQHSKETGHLFGINAQTELVFCFQCMDYVGDFDLFRDAALANRWDYYEEYTNVPTVDQIDGMAGLVNMGSTCYMSSIMQCIIHNPYMIRYFMCQQHSNNCTLKMASNCTSCAISSIIADFYGNSVQNDYKSKKNNNNKHEGFINLLTCSWKVNENLAGYSQQDAHEYWQFILNHIHQDYKSSMHSHSDDKLCNCVVHSSFQGSLKSSIVCPECNNDSKTTFDPFIDLSLGIKDKHTLTECLDNFHKKEQLHDYDFFCKKCQAQQNPIKQFTINKLPPVLVLQLKRFEHLMSGVNQKLNDYIEFPKILDMKPYLKDNQNPDEDPSILYELIGIISHTGSVNEGHYVAFCKIENGEWFKFNDSMVTKILEKDVLKEQAYLLFYIVKHIS, from the coding sequence ATGGATGATTGCCAGCATATTCAGTCAATTTTTGAGAATCCCAAGAATAGAGCAGCTTGGCTAAATGCATTAAGTACTACACAGAGTGTACTACGCCATTCTCCTATCAAGGCGAAGCTATTGCATGCTTTTCGATGCTCGACTTGCAAAGAGATATCCAATGGTTCGAACTTTTTATGTCTTCAATGTGGATTCTGCGGCTGCTGGAACGGCTCACATTTTGAACAACATAGCAAAGAGACAGGTCATTTATTTGGCATTAATGCACAAACCGAACTAGTATTTTGCTTTCAATGCATGGACTATGTTGGTGATTTTGATCTATTTAGAGATGCGGCATTGGCTAATAGATGGGACTATTACGAGGAATATACAAATGTGCCGACAGTTGATCAGATCGATGGTATGGCTGGTTTAGTTAACATGGGATCTACATGTTACATGAGCAGTATAATGCAATGCATTATCCATAACCCATATATGATACGATACTTCATGTGCCAGCAACATAGCAATAATTGTACCCTCAAAATGGCTAGCAATTGTACTAGCTGCGctatttcatcaataataGCTGATTTCTATGGCAATTCAGTTCAGAATGATTATAAgagcaagaagaacaataataataaacatGAAGGCTTCATTAATCTACTTACCTGTTCTTGGAAAGTTAACGAGAATCTGGCTGGGTACTCTCAACAAGATGCGCATGAATATTGGCAATTTATATTAAACCATATCCATCAAGATTACAAAAGTAGCATGCACTCGCATTCTGATGACAAACTATGCAACTGTGTGGTTCATTCATCATTCCAAGGATCATTGAAGAGTTCAATTGTTTGTCCAGAATGTAATAACGACTCGAAAACGACATTTGATCCTTTTATAGACCTTTCATTAGGGATTAAAGACAAACACACACTAACAGAGTGCTTAGATAATTTTcacaagaaagaacaacTTCATGATTACGACTTCTTTTGCAAGAAATGCCAAGCTCAACAGAATCCAATAAAACAGTTTACAATCAATAAACTTCCGCCAGTTTTAGTACTTCAGTTAAAACGGTTTGAGCATCTAATGAGTGGTGtaaatcaaaaattaaatgacTATATCGAATTTCCCAAAATTTTAGATATGAAACCTTACCTAAAGGACAACCAGAACCCTGATGAAGATCCATCGATATTATATGAATTAATCGGGATAATTTCACATACTGGATCTGTAAATGAGGGTCACTACGTTGCTTTTTGtaaaatagaaaatggAGAATGgttcaaattcaatgaTTCTATGGTTACAAAGATCCTGGAAAAAGATGTGCTAAAAGAACAAgcatatttattattttatatcGTAAAGCATATCAGTTAA
- the FSH2 gene encoding putative serine hydrolase (CAGL0M11176g~Ortholog(s) have cell division site, cell tip, cytosol, nucleus localization), with translation MAKKVLMLHGLAQSGEYFASKTKGFAAELEKLDYELYYPTAPNSFPPADLPNGLLDEIDDKVSSQSGVIAWLQNKETGDGYYIPETTINYLHNYIIENGPFDGIVGFSQGAGLAGYLVTDFNGLLNLTEEEQPPLKFLMAFSGFRFRGEEHQKQYKNPISIKTLHVHGELDTVTEPEKVQALYDSCDSSSRTFLTHKGGHFIPNSRGFLKKVVEWLNEL, from the coding sequence ATGGCAAAGAAAGTGCTGATGTTACATGGATTAGCCCAATCTGGAGAGTATTTTGCCTCTAAGACGAAAGGTTTTGCAGCGGAACTTGAAAAGCTGGACTATGAGCTCTACTACCCTACTGCTCCTAACAGCTTCCCGCCAGCTGACTTGCCAAATGGGCTACTTGATGAGATCGACGACAAAGTTTCTTCGCAGAGCGGGGTTATAGCTTGGCttcaaaataaagaaactgGTGATGGTTACTACATTCCAGAAACCACTATCAATTATTTACATAACTACATCATCGAAAATGGTCCCTTTGATGGTATAGTAGGGTTTTCTCAAGGTGCTGGTTTGGCAGGATACTTAGTTACTGATTTCAATGGACTACTGAATCTAACAGAAGAGGAACAACCacctttgaaatttctgaTGGCCTTCAGTGGGTTTAGGTTTAGAGGTGAGGAGCACCAAAAACAGTATAAAAATCCAATTTCTATCAAAACTCTGCATGTACATGGTGAATTGGACACAGTCACAGAACCAGAGAAAGTGCAGGCACTCTATGACTCTTGTGATTCAAGTAGTCGCACATTTTTGACTCACAAGGGTGGTCACTTCATTCCAAATTCAAGAGgatttttgaagaaagtagTAGAATGGTTAAATGAGCTTTAA
- the MRE11 gene encoding MRX complex nuclease subunit (CAGL0M11220g~Ortholog(s) have 3'-5' exonuclease activity, G-quadruplex DNA binding, adenylate kinase activity, double-stranded telomeric DNA binding, endodeoxyribonuclease activity and manganese ion binding, more) — translation MELPDEDTIRILITTDNHVGYNENDPITGDDSWRTFHEIMMLAKENNADMVLQSGDLFHVNKPSKKSLYQVLKTLRLACMGDKPCELELLSDPSKVFNYDEFTDVNYEDPNFNISIPMFAISGNHDDATGDSLLCPMDVLHATGLVNHFGKVLEADKINIAPLLFQKGKTKLALYGLASVREERLFRTFKDGGVTFEVPTVSENEWFNILCVHQNHTGHTNTAFLPEQFLPDFLNLIIWGHEHECIPNFMHNPSKDFDVLQPGSSVATSLCEAECKEKHVFIVELRHETKPKLIPLKLDTVRTFKMKTIHLKDEPTLRPHDKEAISKYLVDIIEEMLDEANRETKEKLFPNIPMDEIESMGSFPLPLIRLRVDYSGPDENPEIIYQVENPRRFSNRFVGKIANTNNIVQFFRAKRKPIAKTRKDGVTTMDIDNELPFNDGSELQVDDLIADLLKKMNLSLLPENGMNEAMKKFVDKDEKLALKQFIEKEIHHEVDILYNNKDFIHGDDPEEIKKFIKSVKRANTSDQSSSLDINKDEAADLLLNGYDNGINKLPAKSSRNSRPSTRQKKNLSSEIIVSEDELESDHDADLKGYDEDLIEISSDEDNYRERRRVRSTKPTKSPKGSAKSSKRSATTRKSARTPKTDILGSLLAKKRK, via the coding sequence ATGGAGTTGCCAGATGAGGATACTATACGTATACTGATCACCACGGATAACCATGTTGGCTACAATGAGAATGATCCCATCACAGGAGATGATTCCTGGCGTACTTTCCATGAAATTATGATGCTAGCTAAGGAAAACAACGCTGATATGGTTTTGCAATCTGGTGACTTGTTTCATGTGAATAAACCTTCCAAGAAATCTCTTTACCAGGTTCTCAAGACACTAAGATTGGCATGCATGGGAGACAAGCCTTGTGAGTTGGAGTTACTCAGTGATCCATCTAAAGTATTCAATTATGATGAGTTCACAGATGTCAATTATGAGGACCCTAATTTCAACATATCTATACCCATGTTTGCAATATCTGGTAACCATGATGATGCTACAGGTGATTCCTTACTCTGTCCGATGGATGTATTGCATGCGACTGGTTTGGTGAACCATTTTGGTAAAGTTTTAGAAGCTGACAAGATTAATATTGCaccattattatttcagAAAGGTAAAACTAAGCTGGCATTGTATGGTTTGGCTTCTGTCAGGGAAGAGAGACTATTTAGGACATTCAAAGATGGGGGAGTTACATTTGAAGTACCAACGGTTAGTGAAAATGAGTGgtttaatatattatgtGTGCATCAAAACCATACAGGACATACTAATACTGCGTTTCTACCGGAACAATTCCTACCagattttttgaatttaatTATATGGGGGCATGAGCATGAATGCATACCAAATTTCATGCATAACCCTTCAAAGGATTTTGATGTGTTGCAACCAGGATCATCAGTTGCTACATCTTTATGTGAAGCTGAATGCAAGGAAAAACATGTATTTATAGTTGAACTTCGACATGAGACGAAACCCAAACTGATTCCATTAAAATTGGATACTGTAAGGACATTTAAGATGAAGACAATTCATTTGAAAGACGAACCAACATTGAGACCGCATGATAAGGAGGCAATATCAAAGTATCTTGTTGATATTATAGAAGAAATGTTGGATGAAGCTAACCGCGAAACTAAGGAGAAACTATTTCCTAATATACCAAtggatgaaattgaatCAATGGGAAGCTTCCCACTTCCATTAATAAGACTAAGAGTTGACTATAGTGGTCCCGATGAAAATCCAGAAATTATATATCAAGTTGAAAATCCAAGAAGGTTTAGCAACAGATTTGTTGGGAAAATAGCAAATACCAATAATATTGTACAGTTTTTCAGAGCAAAGAGGAAGCCTATAGCCAAAACCCGTAAAGATGGTGTGACAACTATGGATATAGACAACGAATTGCCATTTAATGATGGATCGGAATTACAGGTAGATGACCTAATAGCAGAtttactgaagaagatgaatttATCTCTACTTCCAGAAAATGGTATGAATGAAGCCATGAAGAAATTTGTTGATAAGGATGAAAAGTTGGCACTGAAGCAATTtatagaaaaagaaattcatCATGAAGttgatattttatataataataaggATTTTATTCATGGTGATGATCCGGAAGAGATAAAGAAGTTTATTAAAAGCGTAAAAAGAGCAAATACAAGTGATCAGAGCTCTTCCTTAGATATAAACAAAGATGAGGCTGctgatcttcttcttaatGGATATGATAATGGCATAAATAAATTGCCAGCAAAGTCATCAAGGAACTCTAGACCTTCTACTCgacaaaaaaagaatttgaGCAGCGAAATTATTGTTTCTGAGGATGAGTTAGAATCTGACCATGACGCTGATTTAAAAGGATATGATGAAGACCTGATAGAGATTAGCTCTGATGAGGACAACTATCGCGAAAGGAGGAGAGTTAGGAGCACAAAACCTACTAAAAGTCCGAAGGGATCGGCCAAATCTAGTAAAAGATCAGCTACAACAAGGAAATCTGCCCGAACACCAAAAACAGATATTCTTGGTAGTCTGTTAGCGAAAAAGAGGAAATAA